From a region of the Corallococcus coralloides DSM 2259 genome:
- a CDS encoding patatin-like phospholipase family protein: MSQSLTLLAGPDALRILRERGLRAEDVDILPGASGGPKWLGLEGIDRVLFGELLQQPRTRPLHLIGSSIGSWRLACLAQKNPVAALKRFADAYLEQRYPPKPPPSLVSERSATILDSLLGPDGMEEILTHPWARLHVVTTRCKGLLAVEESRVQLAGFVLGALANAVSRRTLGLHMERVIFHTAGDSSPFAGLKDLPSVHRPLTRDNLRPALIASGSIPMVLAGVRDIPGAPPGMYRDGGVVDYHLDVNYGTGDGLVLYPHFYPYVVPGWFDKSLKWRRAGPLNFRRALIITPSPAHLARLPGGRIPDRSDFTEMQVDDRIRAWKQVLTEGDRMADELRELIASGRIAEHVQPL; this comes from the coding sequence ATGAGCCAGAGCCTGACCCTGCTTGCGGGCCCCGACGCCCTGCGCATCCTCCGGGAGCGCGGACTGCGTGCGGAGGACGTGGACATCCTTCCGGGCGCTTCCGGCGGACCGAAGTGGTTGGGACTGGAGGGAATCGACCGCGTGCTGTTCGGCGAGCTCCTCCAGCAGCCGCGCACCCGGCCGCTGCATCTCATTGGCAGTTCCATCGGGAGCTGGCGGCTGGCGTGTCTGGCGCAGAAGAACCCCGTGGCCGCGCTGAAGCGCTTCGCGGACGCGTACCTGGAGCAGCGCTATCCGCCCAAGCCTCCACCCTCGCTGGTCAGCGAGAGGAGCGCGACGATCCTGGATTCCCTCCTGGGGCCAGACGGCATGGAGGAGATCCTCACGCACCCGTGGGCGCGCCTGCATGTCGTGACGACCCGGTGCAAGGGGTTGCTGGCGGTGGAGGAGTCCCGTGTGCAGCTCGCGGGCTTCGTGCTGGGCGCGCTGGCGAACGCGGTGAGCCGCCGGACGCTCGGGCTCCACATGGAGCGCGTCATCTTCCATACCGCTGGGGACTCGAGCCCGTTCGCCGGGCTCAAGGACCTGCCGTCAGTGCACCGTCCCCTCACCCGCGACAACCTGCGCCCGGCGCTCATCGCGTCAGGCTCCATTCCGATGGTGCTCGCGGGCGTTCGTGACATCCCGGGGGCTCCGCCCGGCATGTACCGGGACGGCGGTGTCGTCGACTACCACCTGGACGTCAACTACGGCACGGGCGATGGGCTGGTCCTCTATCCGCACTTCTACCCGTACGTCGTGCCCGGCTGGTTCGACAAGTCGCTCAAGTGGCGCCGCGCGGGACCGCTCAACTTCCGGCGCGCGTTGATCATCACGCCGTCGCCCGCGCACCTGGCGCGGCTGCCCGGTGGCCGCATCCCGGACCGCTCGGACTTCACGGAGATGCAGGTCGACGACCGCATCCGCGCGTGGAAGCAGGTGCTGACCGAGGGCGACCGCATGGCGGATGAGCTGCGGGAGCTGATCGCCTCGGGCCGCATCGCGGAGCACGTCCAGCCGCTGTAG
- a CDS encoding lipase family alpha/beta hydrolase: MNRQSPGVRNNADALRGASRLAVQATRGVMGLVEEVHCTIASGPSVLGRPLERPARAVTGWIYSTLQAATRHVGAGLDAVLTRLSPWLGDSAPGPQREAVVSALNGVLGDALEAQGNPLAIPMAFRVHGQPLCLEPEALRDALPEAGSRLLVLVHGSSMNDLQWNRRGHDHGAALARDLGYTPVYLHYNSGLHISRNGRALSALLEQLVACWPVPLESLTLMGHSMGGLVARSACLAAETEGHGWRPLLRRLVCLGSPHHGSPLERGGSWVDVLLELSPYSAPFARLGRIRGAGVTDLRFGNVLDSHWEGRERFGWGGDARRGLMLPEGVACYAVAATTAKALADRLPGDGLVPVDSALGRHALPELTLRFPEANQCIIPGANHLDLLDHPEVYATLRTWLA; encoded by the coding sequence ATGAACCGCCAGTCGCCAGGCGTGCGGAACAACGCGGATGCCCTGCGGGGTGCCAGCCGCCTCGCGGTGCAGGCCACCCGAGGCGTGATGGGGCTCGTCGAGGAGGTGCACTGCACCATCGCCAGCGGTCCGTCCGTCCTGGGCAGGCCTCTGGAGCGCCCGGCGCGGGCCGTGACGGGGTGGATCTACTCGACACTCCAGGCGGCCACGCGGCACGTCGGGGCGGGGCTTGATGCCGTGCTCACGCGGCTCTCGCCGTGGCTGGGTGACAGTGCTCCGGGGCCTCAGCGGGAGGCGGTGGTCTCCGCGCTGAACGGTGTGCTGGGGGATGCGCTGGAGGCACAGGGCAACCCGCTCGCGATTCCGATGGCGTTCCGGGTCCACGGGCAGCCGTTGTGCCTGGAGCCCGAGGCCCTGCGCGACGCGCTCCCGGAGGCAGGGAGCCGGCTGCTCGTGCTGGTTCATGGCTCCTCGATGAACGACCTGCAGTGGAACCGGCGGGGGCATGACCATGGCGCGGCACTGGCGCGCGATCTCGGCTACACGCCGGTGTACCTTCACTACAACAGCGGCCTGCACATCTCCCGGAACGGGCGTGCGCTCTCCGCGCTGCTGGAACAGCTCGTGGCCTGCTGGCCCGTGCCGCTCGAATCGCTGACGCTCATGGGGCACAGCATGGGGGGACTGGTGGCGCGGAGCGCATGCCTCGCGGCGGAGACCGAGGGCCATGGCTGGCGTCCCTTGTTGCGGAGGCTCGTCTGCCTTGGCTCGCCCCATCACGGTTCGCCGCTGGAGCGGGGTGGGAGCTGGGTTGACGTGCTGTTGGAGCTCAGCCCCTACAGCGCGCCGTTCGCACGCCTGGGACGGATCCGCGGCGCAGGGGTCACGGACCTTCGCTTCGGCAACGTGCTCGACTCGCACTGGGAGGGGCGGGAGCGCTTCGGGTGGGGTGGGGATGCTCGTCGTGGCCTCATGCTGCCGGAGGGCGTGGCCTGCTACGCGGTCGCGGCGACCACCGCGAAGGCGTTGGCGGACCGGCTGCCCGGTGACGGGCTGGTCCCGGTGGACAGCGCGCTCGGGCGGCATGCCCTGCCGGAGCTGACGCTGCGGTTCCCGGAAGCGAACCAGTGCATCATCCCGGGCGCGAACCACCTGGACCTGCTCGACCACCCGGAGGTCTACGCCACACTTCGAACGTGGCTCGCTTGA
- a CDS encoding pyridoxamine 5'-phosphate oxidase family protein, translating into MGRFARLAFTPAVKALQEQNGSRGAYARMERAGDAPDVLTPDEAEFLSQRDSFYMASMVANGWPYIQHRGGPPGFVRVLDPHTIGFADYRGNKQYISAGNVSENDRVALIFVDYPNRARLKVLAHASVITRETDPATLERLEVPGYGAKVERGFVLRVEGFDWNCPQHITPRFTEAELDEMLRPVSTELQTLRAENRSLREELERLKRSPV; encoded by the coding sequence ATGGGCCGATTCGCCAGACTCGCCTTCACGCCCGCAGTGAAGGCACTTCAGGAGCAGAACGGGAGCCGTGGGGCCTACGCGCGGATGGAGAGGGCAGGGGACGCGCCGGACGTGCTCACGCCCGACGAGGCGGAGTTCCTGTCCCAGCGCGACAGCTTCTACATGGCCAGCATGGTCGCGAACGGTTGGCCCTACATCCAGCACCGGGGCGGCCCGCCGGGCTTCGTCCGGGTGTTGGATCCGCACACGATCGGCTTCGCGGACTACCGGGGCAACAAGCAGTACATCTCCGCGGGCAACGTCAGCGAGAACGACCGGGTCGCGCTCATCTTCGTGGACTACCCGAACCGGGCGCGCCTGAAGGTCCTGGCGCACGCGTCCGTCATCACCCGCGAAACGGACCCCGCGACGCTGGAGCGCCTGGAGGTCCCCGGGTACGGCGCGAAGGTGGAGCGCGGCTTCGTGCTCCGGGTGGAGGGCTTCGACTGGAACTGCCCCCAGCACATCACGCCCCGGTTCACCGAGGCGGAGCTGGACGAAATGCTGCGTCCGGTGTCGACCGAGCTCCAGACGCTCCGCGCGGAGAACCGCTCCCTGCGTGAGGAACTGGAGCGCCTGAAGCGGTCCCCGGTTTGA
- a CDS encoding LysR family transcriptional regulator: MDQLFTLRTFVAVARQGSFTGASRHLRISPSVATRAVAQLEERLGLALLTRTTRSVRLTERGQVYLESCQRLLEDLDEADRRVRGENAEPRGELHLSAPIVFGRLHVLPVVQKLLAAHPALSVRMHLSDRNQHLVDEGIDAAVRLGELKDSSLIALKVGTVRRVLVASPQYVKQRGTPRSPAELSRHELIAFENLGATNEWRFGEREQPVRLQPRLILNSADAAIAAAEQGLGIARTLSYQVADAVLAGRLVLILGAFAPPPVPVSVIYPGRRSASANVGAFVRTARRHFEEHPLLPVEAWRPPRPSAGKARR, encoded by the coding sequence ATGGACCAGCTCTTCACGCTCCGGACGTTCGTCGCCGTCGCCAGGCAGGGAAGTTTCACGGGCGCATCCCGCCACCTCCGCATCTCTCCGTCCGTGGCGACACGGGCCGTCGCCCAGTTGGAGGAGCGGCTCGGGCTCGCGCTCCTCACGCGCACGACGCGCTCCGTGCGCCTCACAGAGCGCGGGCAGGTCTACCTGGAGAGCTGCCAGCGGCTGCTCGAGGACCTGGATGAGGCGGACCGCCGCGTCCGCGGAGAGAACGCCGAACCGCGAGGCGAGCTCCACCTCTCCGCCCCCATCGTCTTCGGACGGCTCCACGTGCTGCCCGTGGTCCAGAAGCTGCTCGCGGCGCATCCGGCCCTGTCCGTCCGCATGCACCTGTCGGACAGGAACCAGCACCTCGTGGACGAAGGCATCGACGCGGCCGTCCGCCTGGGGGAGCTGAAGGACAGCAGCCTCATTGCCCTCAAGGTCGGCACCGTCCGCCGCGTGCTGGTGGCCAGCCCCCAGTACGTGAAGCAGCGCGGGACACCCCGCTCGCCCGCGGAGCTGAGCCGCCATGAGCTCATCGCCTTCGAGAACCTCGGCGCGACGAACGAGTGGCGGTTCGGCGAAAGGGAGCAGCCGGTGCGCCTCCAGCCCCGGCTCATCCTCAACAGCGCGGACGCGGCCATCGCGGCGGCGGAGCAAGGCCTCGGCATCGCGCGCACGCTCTCGTACCAGGTGGCGGACGCCGTGCTCGCGGGGCGGCTCGTCCTGATCCTCGGAGCGTTCGCGCCACCACCGGTCCCGGTGAGCGTCATCTACCCCGGACGCCGCAGCGCCTCCGCCAACGTGGGCGCGTTCGTCCGCACGGCGCGCAGGCACTTCGAGGAGCACCCGCTCCTGCCCGTCGAGGCGTGGCGCCCGCCCAGGCCCTCAGCCGGCAAAGCCAGACGCTGA
- a CDS encoding S1 RNA-binding domain-containing protein, whose amino-acid sequence MSDEKSGGNSGGPGGFGPKKPKATFGDVMLGIPSGGQGNERGGGRGGRDEKSGPGRGDRGPRDAQSQPRPQGDAPRGGGERGGGRGGERRGGSGGGGGGERRPSGPMVVVKRASGSIETRALEGEKPAEATATAEQTGADAQASAASTPAPAPRPVTPAPAPSSPLYDEVPETESFADMFEAQVKDGGAPGRRGVRIGEKVAGTIFQLGADTAFVSLDGSAKSEAMIELRELKDDEGILRFGVGDRLEAHVVEMGARGIQLSRALAKGNASFAMLAEARASGMPVEGLVLSVNKGGVEVAIGETRAFCPISQLDIRFVEKPDQFIGEKLQFRVTEVRDRNVVLSRRSLLEDEQRRLATETRKNLAVGKTVKGKVSGVRDFGVFVDLGGVEGMVPVSELSYTRVAHPSDVVKQGDEVEVEILRMEEGQPNSPDKSKQKERITLSLRSRQEDPFKKALEEIKEGDRMQGKVVRLQPFGAFVELRPGVDGLVHISALSDRRIAHPRDAVKEGEVIWVSVEKIDPNDKRIGLRRISEEEAQRPPEERPAKEAQAPSAPKEPAAPRPKVGAVVVGKVDRLEPYGVFLAFPGGKGLIPASETGTDRGTDMRKHFSIGQELKVAIIDIDASGKIRLSIPAAIRAEERAEVEAWQKTQQPVGGGKKGFGTFADLLSKLGK is encoded by the coding sequence GTGAGCGACGAGAAGAGCGGCGGAAATTCGGGCGGTCCTGGCGGTTTCGGTCCCAAGAAGCCGAAGGCCACGTTTGGCGACGTGATGCTGGGCATCCCTTCGGGGGGCCAGGGCAACGAGCGCGGCGGTGGCCGTGGCGGCCGCGATGAGAAGAGCGGGCCGGGCCGCGGTGATCGCGGTCCTCGCGACGCCCAGTCGCAGCCCCGTCCCCAGGGCGACGCGCCCCGCGGTGGCGGTGAGCGCGGCGGTGGCCGTGGCGGCGAGCGCCGGGGTGGCAGCGGAGGAGGAGGCGGCGGCGAGCGCCGTCCGTCCGGCCCCATGGTGGTCGTGAAGCGGGCCTCGGGCTCCATCGAGACGCGCGCCCTGGAGGGTGAGAAGCCCGCCGAGGCGACCGCGACCGCGGAGCAGACGGGCGCCGACGCGCAGGCCTCCGCGGCCTCGACGCCGGCTCCGGCCCCGCGTCCGGTGACGCCGGCCCCCGCGCCGTCCAGCCCGCTGTACGACGAGGTCCCGGAGACCGAGTCCTTCGCGGACATGTTCGAGGCGCAGGTCAAGGACGGTGGCGCTCCCGGCCGCCGCGGCGTGCGCATTGGCGAGAAGGTCGCCGGCACCATCTTCCAGCTGGGCGCGGACACCGCGTTCGTGTCGCTGGACGGCTCCGCGAAGTCGGAGGCGATGATCGAGCTCCGCGAGCTCAAGGACGACGAGGGCATCCTGCGCTTCGGCGTGGGTGACCGCCTGGAGGCGCACGTCGTGGAGATGGGTGCCCGGGGCATCCAGCTCAGCCGCGCGCTGGCCAAGGGCAACGCGTCCTTCGCGATGCTCGCGGAGGCCCGCGCCTCCGGCATGCCGGTGGAGGGCCTGGTCCTCAGCGTGAACAAGGGTGGCGTGGAAGTCGCCATCGGTGAGACGCGCGCCTTCTGCCCCATCAGCCAGCTGGACATCCGCTTCGTGGAGAAGCCGGATCAGTTCATCGGCGAGAAGCTCCAGTTCCGCGTGACGGAAGTGCGGGACCGCAACGTGGTGCTGTCGCGCCGCTCGCTGCTGGAGGACGAGCAGCGCCGGCTGGCCACGGAGACGCGCAAGAACTTGGCCGTGGGCAAGACGGTCAAGGGCAAGGTCTCCGGCGTGCGCGACTTCGGCGTGTTCGTGGACCTGGGCGGCGTGGAGGGCATGGTCCCCGTCTCCGAGCTCTCCTACACGCGCGTCGCTCACCCCAGCGACGTGGTGAAGCAGGGCGACGAGGTGGAGGTGGAGATCCTCCGCATGGAGGAGGGCCAGCCCAACTCCCCGGACAAGTCCAAGCAGAAGGAGCGCATCACCCTGTCGCTGCGTTCGCGTCAGGAGGATCCGTTCAAGAAGGCGCTGGAGGAGATCAAGGAGGGCGACCGCATGCAGGGCAAGGTCGTCCGGCTCCAGCCCTTCGGCGCGTTCGTGGAGCTGCGCCCGGGCGTGGACGGCCTGGTGCACATCTCCGCGCTGAGCGACCGGCGCATCGCGCACCCGCGCGACGCGGTGAAGGAAGGCGAGGTCATCTGGGTCTCCGTCGAGAAGATCGACCCCAATGACAAGCGCATCGGCCTGCGCCGCATCTCCGAGGAGGAGGCCCAGCGTCCTCCCGAGGAGCGTCCCGCGAAGGAGGCCCAGGCCCCGTCGGCTCCCAAGGAGCCCGCGGCGCCCCGTCCCAAGGTGGGCGCGGTCGTCGTCGGCAAGGTGGACCGGCTGGAGCCCTACGGCGTGTTCCTCGCGTTCCCGGGCGGCAAGGGGCTCATCCCTGCCAGCGAGACGGGCACGGATCGCGGCACGGACATGCGCAAGCACTTCTCCATCGGCCAGGAGCTGAAGGTGGCGATCATCGACATCGACGCCTCCGGGAAGATCCGCCTGTCCATCCCCGCGGCCATCCGCGCGGAGGAGCGCGCCGAGGTGGAGGCGTGGCAGAAGACGCAGCAGCCGGTGGGCGGCGGCAAGAAGGGCTTCGGCACCTTCGCGGATCTGCTCAGCAAGCTGGGCAAGTAG
- the murJ gene encoding murein biosynthesis integral membrane protein MurJ, producing MLVGIGILASRLMGLVRERVFAHYLGNAEAAAVFKAALRIPNFLQNLFGEGVLSGSFIPVYAQLLGKKDADEADRVAGAVFGLLAMATAVMVALGMLATPLFVDLIAPGFEGGERDLAVRLVRILFPGTGFLVLSAWCLGILNSHRRFLLSYLAPVVWNVVIIATLLVVGSLHGTAGGRAAEEAVTEWLAYGVVLGSFLQFAVQVPTVMRLLGHFRPVVSLASASVRQVLKNFGPVVLGRGVVQFSAWVDTAFASLISNRALSSLLYAQTIYLIPVSLFGMAVSAAELPEMARATAEGEAQAHTKLRSRIDAGSRRIAFWVVPSAVALFFLGDLVSGALLQTGRFGASDSRYLWYLLMGAAVGLVASTVGRLYASAFYALKDPKTPLRYAIVRVSLGSVKAWFLALWLPERLGLPRELGAAFLTLSSGIVAWVETTLLRRKLRSIVGPVGPPSGLLPRLYVAAVVGGLVALTVKQGLTGLLGPMPGVGAEWGGTLLVPPRLHPVLGLLATAVPFGLVYFAVSAALGVPEAGAVFRKVGRKLRLVR from the coding sequence ATGCTGGTGGGCATTGGCATCCTGGCATCGCGCCTGATGGGGCTGGTGCGCGAGCGGGTCTTCGCGCACTACCTGGGCAACGCGGAGGCCGCCGCCGTCTTCAAGGCCGCGCTGCGCATCCCCAACTTCCTCCAGAACCTCTTTGGTGAAGGCGTGCTGTCGGGCTCCTTCATCCCCGTCTACGCCCAGCTGCTGGGCAAGAAGGACGCGGACGAGGCGGACCGGGTCGCGGGCGCGGTGTTCGGTCTCCTGGCCATGGCCACCGCCGTGATGGTGGCGCTGGGCATGCTGGCCACGCCGCTGTTCGTGGACCTCATCGCGCCGGGCTTCGAGGGCGGCGAGCGCGACCTGGCCGTGCGGCTGGTGCGCATCCTCTTCCCGGGCACGGGCTTCCTGGTGCTGAGCGCGTGGTGCCTGGGCATCCTCAACAGCCACCGGCGCTTCCTGCTGTCCTACCTGGCGCCCGTGGTGTGGAACGTCGTCATCATCGCCACGCTGCTGGTGGTGGGCAGCCTGCATGGCACGGCCGGGGGACGCGCCGCGGAAGAAGCCGTGACGGAGTGGCTGGCCTACGGCGTGGTGCTGGGCAGCTTCCTCCAGTTCGCCGTGCAGGTGCCCACGGTGATGCGCCTGTTGGGCCACTTCCGCCCGGTGGTGTCGCTGGCGAGCGCCTCCGTGCGCCAGGTGCTGAAGAACTTTGGCCCGGTGGTGCTGGGGCGCGGCGTGGTGCAGTTCAGCGCGTGGGTGGACACCGCCTTCGCGTCGCTCATCTCCAACCGCGCGCTGTCGTCGCTGCTCTACGCGCAGACCATCTACCTCATCCCGGTGAGCCTCTTCGGCATGGCGGTGTCCGCCGCGGAGCTGCCGGAGATGGCGCGCGCCACGGCGGAAGGGGAGGCCCAGGCGCATACGAAGCTGCGTAGCCGCATCGACGCGGGCTCGCGCCGCATCGCCTTCTGGGTGGTGCCCTCCGCCGTGGCGCTCTTCTTCCTGGGGGACCTGGTGAGCGGCGCGCTCTTGCAGACGGGCCGCTTCGGCGCCTCGGACTCGCGCTATCTCTGGTACCTGCTGATGGGCGCGGCGGTGGGCCTGGTGGCGTCCACCGTGGGCCGGCTCTACGCCTCCGCCTTCTACGCGCTGAAGGATCCGAAGACGCCCCTGCGCTACGCCATCGTGCGTGTGTCCCTGGGGTCGGTGAAGGCCTGGTTCCTGGCGCTGTGGCTGCCGGAGCGGCTGGGCCTGCCCCGGGAGCTGGGCGCGGCGTTCCTCACCCTGTCCAGCGGCATCGTCGCCTGGGTGGAGACCACGCTCCTGCGCCGCAAGCTGCGCTCCATCGTCGGGCCCGTGGGCCCGCCTTCGGGCCTGCTGCCCCGGCTTTATGTCGCGGCGGTGGTGGGCGGGCTCGTGGCGTTGACCGTCAAACAGGGGCTCACCGGCCTCCTGGGCCCCATGCCCGGGGTGGGGGCGGAGTGGGGCGGGACCCTGCTGGTGCCGCCCCGGCTGCACCCGGTGCTGGGCCTGCTGGCGACGGCGGTGCCCTTCGGCCTGGTCTACTTCGCGGTGTCCGCCGCGCTGGGGGTCCCGGAGGCGGGCGCCGTCTTCCGCAAGGTGGGCCGGAAGCTGAGGCTCGTCCGGTAG
- a CDS encoding ferritin family protein: MAGKSDTERSDVARIRAVLARELETINEYEAFAEDSSNPEVKAFFLHLAAEEKEHVSEATHMLRMLDKGQDAHFAKPFVPGHFQAAVGSVPSEPALPAAEPVHAAPPAPPAVGRLANEPLTSLPPQRLIYGVPAPPPSANGHPLTIGSLRRGGGSGGSGGGR; encoded by the coding sequence ATGGCCGGAAAGTCCGACACCGAGCGGTCCGACGTCGCGCGCATCCGCGCCGTCCTGGCGCGCGAACTCGAGACCATCAACGAGTACGAGGCGTTCGCCGAGGACTCCTCGAATCCGGAAGTGAAGGCCTTCTTCCTCCACCTGGCGGCGGAGGAGAAGGAGCACGTGTCCGAGGCGACCCACATGCTCCGCATGCTCGACAAGGGTCAGGACGCGCACTTCGCCAAGCCCTTCGTCCCCGGCCACTTCCAGGCAGCCGTGGGGAGTGTCCCCTCGGAGCCCGCCCTGCCCGCCGCCGAACCCGTGCACGCGGCGCCACCCGCCCCGCCCGCGGTGGGCCGCCTGGCGAACGAGCCCCTGACGTCCCTGCCGCCCCAGCGCCTCATCTATGGCGTCCCCGCGCCGCCGCCTTCGGCCAACGGCCATCCGCTCACCATCGGCAGCCTGCGCCGCGGCGGTGGAAGCGGCGGCTCCGGTGGCGGTCGTTAG
- the encA gene encoding encapsulin nanocompartment shell protein EncA, giving the protein MPDFLGHAENPLREEEWARLNETVIQVARRSLVGRRILDIYGPLGAGVQTVAYDEFQGVSPGAVDIVGEQETAMVFTDVRKFKTIPIIYKDFLLHWRDIEAARTHNMPLDVSAAAGAAALCAQQEDELIFYGDQRLGYEGLMTANGRLTATLGDWTAPGGGFQTIVEATRKLNEAGHFGPYAVVLSPRLYSQLHRIYEKTGVLEIQTISQLAADGVYQSNRLRGESGVVVSTGRENMDLAVAMDMVAAYLGASKMNHPFRVLESLLLRIKHPDAICTLEGAVPAAPPARR; this is encoded by the coding sequence ATGCCTGACTTCCTTGGACATGCCGAGAACCCGCTGCGCGAAGAGGAGTGGGCGCGCCTCAACGAGACGGTGATCCAGGTGGCTCGCCGTTCGCTGGTGGGCCGCCGCATCCTGGACATCTACGGTCCGCTGGGCGCGGGCGTGCAGACGGTGGCCTACGACGAGTTCCAGGGCGTGTCCCCGGGCGCGGTGGACATCGTCGGCGAGCAGGAGACCGCGATGGTCTTCACCGACGTCCGCAAGTTCAAGACCATCCCCATCATCTACAAGGACTTCCTGCTGCACTGGCGGGACATCGAGGCGGCGCGCACGCACAACATGCCGCTGGACGTGTCCGCCGCCGCCGGTGCCGCCGCGCTGTGCGCGCAGCAGGAGGACGAGCTCATCTTCTACGGCGACCAGCGCCTGGGCTACGAGGGCCTGATGACGGCCAACGGCCGCCTCACCGCGACGCTGGGGGATTGGACGGCGCCGGGCGGCGGCTTCCAGACCATCGTGGAGGCCACGCGCAAGCTCAACGAGGCCGGCCACTTCGGCCCCTACGCCGTGGTGCTGTCGCCGCGCCTGTACTCGCAGCTGCACCGCATCTACGAGAAGACGGGCGTGCTGGAGATCCAGACCATCAGCCAGCTCGCGGCCGACGGCGTCTACCAGTCCAACCGCCTGCGCGGTGAGTCCGGCGTGGTGGTGTCCACGGGCCGGGAGAACATGGACCTGGCGGTGGCCATGGACATGGTCGCGGCCTACCTGGGCGCCAGCAAGATGAACCACCCGTTCCGCGTGCTGGAGTCGCTGCTCCTGCGCATCAAGCACCCGGACGCCATCTGCACGCTGGAAGGCGCCGTCCCCGCCGCTCCCCCGGCGCGCCGCTAG
- a CDS encoding sigma-54-dependent transcriptional regulator — translation MAKVLVIDDETNLRKVLAALLRRDGFDVTVAENGEQGLAEFHKNGADIVVTDLVMPKLGGMEVLAAVRAANPDVPVIIITAHGTVDSAVEAIKAGAFDYITKPFDQAELSSVVAKAAKTNESAKRSVRADHKARSAIIGESPQIQDVYKIIDKVADTPSTVLITGESGTGKELIATALHGASSRRDKPFIKINCAAIPATLLESELFGYEKGAFTGAVTSKPGRFELADEGTLFLDEIGEIPVEMQVKLLRALQEGEFERVGGIKTTRVNVRLVAATNRDLQAEIEAGRFRKDLYYRLAVVPIVLPALRERRGDIPMLAAHFVDKYNRRLHKKIEGIADDALALLQAYAWPGNIRELENLIERVLLFADGPLITAKDLPEPVRGGAGVQAGAQVAASLGTLDVPVGEVGLKDIVRMKAAELERDLIVKKLEETGGNVTRAARLLQISRKSLQTKMKEFGLRDTTPDGQEDGPDE, via the coding sequence ATGGCCAAGGTCCTGGTCATCGACGACGAGACGAACCTGCGCAAGGTGCTGGCCGCCCTGCTGCGCCGCGACGGGTTCGACGTCACCGTGGCGGAGAACGGCGAGCAGGGCCTGGCCGAGTTCCACAAGAACGGCGCGGACATCGTCGTCACCGACCTGGTGATGCCCAAGCTGGGCGGCATGGAAGTGCTCGCCGCCGTGCGCGCCGCCAACCCGGACGTGCCGGTGATCATCATCACCGCGCACGGCACCGTGGACTCCGCGGTGGAGGCCATCAAGGCGGGCGCGTTCGACTACATCACCAAGCCCTTTGATCAGGCGGAGCTGTCCTCCGTCGTGGCCAAGGCCGCCAAGACGAACGAGAGCGCCAAGCGCTCCGTGCGCGCGGACCACAAGGCCCGGTCCGCCATCATCGGCGAGTCGCCGCAGATCCAAGACGTCTACAAGATCATCGACAAGGTCGCGGACACGCCCTCCACGGTGCTGATCACCGGCGAGAGCGGCACGGGCAAGGAGCTCATCGCCACCGCGCTGCACGGCGCGTCCAGCCGCCGCGACAAGCCGTTCATCAAGATCAACTGCGCCGCCATTCCCGCCACGCTGTTGGAGAGCGAGCTGTTCGGCTACGAGAAGGGCGCCTTCACCGGCGCCGTCACGTCCAAGCCCGGCCGCTTCGAGCTGGCCGACGAGGGCACCCTCTTCCTGGACGAGATTGGTGAAATCCCCGTCGAGATGCAGGTGAAGCTCCTGCGCGCGCTCCAGGAGGGCGAGTTCGAGCGCGTGGGCGGCATCAAGACGACGCGCGTGAACGTGCGCCTGGTGGCCGCCACCAACCGCGATCTCCAGGCGGAGATCGAAGCGGGCCGCTTCCGCAAGGACCTGTACTACCGGCTGGCCGTGGTGCCCATCGTGCTGCCCGCGCTGCGCGAGCGCCGGGGCGACATCCCGATGCTCGCCGCGCACTTCGTGGACAAGTACAACCGGCGGCTCCACAAGAAGATCGAAGGCATCGCCGATGACGCGCTCGCGCTGCTCCAGGCGTATGCGTGGCCGGGCAACATCCGCGAGCTGGAGAACCTCATCGAGCGCGTGCTGCTCTTCGCCGATGGCCCCCTCATCACCGCGAAGGACCTGCCGGAGCCGGTGCGCGGGGGAGCGGGCGTGCAGGCAGGGGCACAGGTCGCCGCCTCGCTGGGCACGCTGGACGTCCCTGTGGGCGAAGTGGGCCTCAAGGACATCGTGCGCATGAAGGCCGCGGAGCTGGAGCGGGACCTCATCGTCAAGAAGCTCGAGGAGACGGGCGGCAACGTCACGCGCGCCGCGCGCCTCCTGCAGATCAGCCGCAAGTCGCTCCAGACGAAGATGAAGGAGTTCGGCCTGCGCGACACCACCCCGGACGGTCAGGAAGACGGCCCGGACGAGTAG